A single genomic interval of Exiguobacterium sp. BMC-KP harbors:
- a CDS encoding BCCT family transporter, with protein MENNRKSKITKVFMVSVIFCVLFTIWGILPESLIGAASLGNVTAKAQSFVSNGFGWLYLLGMSAFLIIAIFLIFSRFGSIRLGKDSDRPEYGLISWFAMLFSAGMGIGLVFWGVSEPLTHFHTPPVATDDPTEAARLAMRYSFFHWGLHPWALYAIVALAIAYSTFRKGRPATIGDTVASLMKPRYASAGKGTVEVLAIVATAFGVATSLGLGAQQISGGLNFLTSSIPNSFLTQMIIIVVVSVLYMMSAASGLDKGIVRLSNANIVLAVLLMIGVLFLGPFSFIMDLFVQTTGAYLQNLPVMSFRASAFNPDERGWINDWTIFYWAWWISWSPFVGTFIARVSKGRTIREFVIGIMLVPTIFGLLWFSVFGGSAIWNELFQNVDLISTVNDKGVETGMFALFETFGGLGTFLSIVAVFLITTFFITSADSATYVLGMLSSGGSLMPSLRIKLAWGIIQSSIAAVLLYAGGLSALQAAAVLAAFPFIFVVGMMVIALFKDLSEEPDAQKEVTDLKQDA; from the coding sequence ATGGAAAATAATCGAAAAAGTAAGATCACAAAAGTCTTTATGGTATCCGTCATTTTCTGTGTGCTCTTTACCATATGGGGAATCTTACCGGAATCCCTAATCGGTGCAGCTAGTCTCGGAAATGTCACAGCTAAAGCACAATCCTTTGTTTCTAACGGATTTGGCTGGCTATATCTTCTCGGCATGAGTGCTTTTTTAATCATTGCTATCTTTTTAATCTTTTCCCGCTTCGGTTCGATTCGACTCGGTAAGGATTCGGACCGTCCTGAATATGGTCTCATTTCTTGGTTTGCTATGCTCTTCAGTGCTGGTATGGGAATCGGGCTTGTCTTCTGGGGTGTCTCAGAGCCATTGACGCACTTTCATACACCGCCAGTCGCAACAGATGATCCAACGGAAGCAGCACGCCTCGCGATGCGCTATTCATTCTTCCACTGGGGATTACATCCTTGGGCATTATACGCGATCGTCGCGCTTGCTATCGCTTACTCGACATTCCGAAAAGGACGTCCAGCTACGATTGGTGACACTGTCGCTTCATTGATGAAGCCTCGGTATGCTTCTGCCGGTAAAGGTACCGTCGAAGTACTCGCCATCGTCGCAACAGCATTTGGTGTCGCGACGTCGCTCGGTCTCGGTGCACAACAAATCTCAGGTGGATTGAACTTCCTAACGAGTAGTATTCCTAACTCCTTCCTGACACAAATGATCATCATTGTCGTTGTGTCTGTCCTTTACATGATGAGTGCGGCATCCGGACTCGATAAAGGAATCGTTCGTCTCAGTAACGCCAACATCGTCCTCGCCGTTCTGTTGATGATCGGCGTCCTGTTCCTCGGACCGTTCAGTTTCATCATGGACCTTTTCGTGCAAACAACAGGTGCTTATTTGCAAAACTTACCGGTCATGAGTTTCCGGGCATCTGCCTTTAATCCAGACGAACGAGGCTGGATCAACGATTGGACGATCTTCTACTGGGCATGGTGGATTTCCTGGTCACCATTCGTCGGTACGTTCATCGCCCGTGTCTCGAAAGGACGGACGATTCGTGAGTTCGTCATCGGGATTATGCTCGTCCCAACGATCTTTGGTCTCCTTTGGTTCTCTGTCTTCGGTGGATCAGCGATTTGGAACGAATTGTTCCAAAATGTCGATCTGATCTCGACGGTCAACGATAAAGGAGTCGAAACCGGTATGTTTGCTCTATTTGAAACATTCGGTGGCTTAGGCACGTTCCTTAGCATCGTCGCTGTCTTCTTGATTACGACGTTCTTCATTACTTCGGCTGACTCCGCGACATATGTTCTCGGTATGCTATCGTCTGGTGGTAGTCTCATGCCAAGCTTACGCATCAAGCTTGCTTGGGGTATCATCCAGTCTTCAATCGCCGCCGTCTTACTTTATGCCGGAGGATTGAGTGCCCTACAGGCAGCAGCTGTTCTAGCCGCCTTCCCGTTCATCTTCGTCGTCGGAATGATGGTCATCGCCCTGTTCAAAGATTTATCGGAAGAACCCGATGCGCAAAAAGAAGTCACAGACTTAAAACAAGATGCCTAA
- a CDS encoding YwhD family protein, translated as MEKKINFNIISDNSTDGHGGFGVGTLSLNSMSPVIISPEDGEAYIDMGAMHAKAAIEKRVKFTTDKADTPNGKLYWIVWVTVGRKPEGFYYGGVAACDLLVDAEARRGFKILADHVNKMDKSLKGRIVVDHMDERSKELLRDFLQTHKPEMWENADAALHEALV; from the coding sequence ATGGAAAAAAAGATTAACTTCAATATCATTTCAGATAACTCAACAGACGGTCACGGTGGATTCGGTGTCGGAACACTTAGTTTAAATAGTATGTCACCGGTCATCATTTCACCAGAAGACGGCGAAGCCTACATCGACATGGGTGCGATGCACGCGAAAGCAGCAATCGAGAAACGCGTCAAGTTCACGACGGATAAAGCCGATACGCCGAATGGCAAACTGTACTGGATCGTCTGGGTGACGGTCGGTCGTAAGCCAGAAGGATTCTATTACGGCGGTGTGGCTGCGTGCGATCTGCTAGTCGATGCGGAAGCGCGTCGCGGATTCAAGATTCTTGCTGATCACGTCAATAAGATGGATAAATCCCTTAAAGGACGAATTGTCGTCGATCATATGGATGAGCGTTCAAAAGAATTGTTACGTGATTTCTTGCAGACACATAAACCTGAGATGTGGGAAAATGCTGACGCTGCTTTACATGAAGCGTTGGTCTAA
- a CDS encoding NAD(P)-dependent oxidoreductase, which translates to MTTVTVLGATGRTGRPLIDRLLENGYDVRALVRSTSPDLPIHDRLHVLTGDAMSPEDLEQALAGSTAVFSCLGTDQQQVLSTAIPHLVTKMKEAGIERIIFIGTAGILDASEEPGKYRFQSSESRRRSTIAAEDHLKAYLTLKDADVDFTVICPTQLTEDNALTADDLLIETTRFTAPTGPIPRENVAQFAYDVYRDGTHHRVRVGIASHGTTN; encoded by the coding sequence ATGACTACTGTTACTGTACTCGGTGCGACGGGTCGAACAGGTCGCCCTTTAATCGATCGTCTACTTGAAAACGGCTACGATGTTCGCGCACTCGTCCGTTCTACGTCTCCGGACTTACCGATTCACGACCGACTTCACGTCCTGACAGGAGATGCAATGAGTCCCGAAGACCTCGAACAGGCACTCGCAGGAAGTACGGCTGTCTTTAGTTGTCTCGGAACCGATCAACAGCAAGTGCTTTCGACAGCGATTCCACATCTCGTGACGAAGATGAAAGAAGCAGGCATTGAGCGGATCATCTTCATTGGTACAGCGGGTATTCTCGATGCGTCAGAAGAACCTGGGAAATACCGTTTCCAATCGAGTGAATCACGTCGACGTTCGACGATTGCAGCCGAGGATCATTTGAAAGCTTATTTGACTTTAAAGGATGCAGACGTTGACTTCACTGTCATCTGCCCGACGCAACTGACAGAAGACAACGCGCTTACTGCTGACGATCTATTGATTGAAACGACACGTTTCACTGCACCAACGGGACCAATCCCGCGAGAAAACGTCGCCCAGTTCGCCTACGACGTCTATCGCGACGGAACCCATCATCGGGTTCGTGTCGGCATTGCTTCGCATGGTACAACGAATTGA
- a CDS encoding metallophosphoesterase has product MRKRTRWLVSLSVLALGSWFLYRENNIIDVSQVTVTSNRLPEAFDGYRVVQVADLHGKAFGNEQERLLKKIDREKPDLVVMTGDLIDSRRNGEEAALTLMKALVDRYPVYFVTGNHEVRLNLTILPKLEQLGVTVLRNQSRVIEYQGQSISLIGIDDPTTTRWREGLSEPDGIRQSLDQALQDVSPDAFRLLLAHRPEYKSLYAERSVDLVLSGHAHGGQIRLPFTEGLYAPGQGFFPTVTAGRYQEQQTELIVSRGLGNSLFPFRLFNHPELVVLTLKRP; this is encoded by the coding sequence ATGCGAAAACGTACACGCTGGTTAGTATCCCTCAGCGTCCTCGCATTAGGAAGCTGGTTTTTATATCGTGAAAATAACATCATTGATGTCTCACAGGTGACGGTTACGTCAAATCGCTTACCGGAAGCATTTGATGGTTATCGTGTCGTCCAAGTAGCAGATTTACATGGCAAGGCGTTCGGGAATGAACAAGAACGACTACTGAAGAAAATTGATCGCGAAAAGCCGGATCTCGTCGTCATGACTGGCGATTTGATTGACTCGAGGCGAAACGGTGAAGAAGCTGCCCTTACACTCATGAAAGCGCTCGTTGATCGATACCCGGTCTACTTCGTCACCGGGAATCATGAGGTTCGGCTCAATCTAACGATTTTGCCAAAGCTTGAGCAACTGGGTGTCACCGTTCTCCGAAATCAATCACGTGTCATCGAATACCAAGGTCAATCAATTTCGCTGATCGGTATCGATGACCCGACGACGACACGGTGGCGCGAAGGGCTATCAGAACCGGATGGAATTCGTCAAAGTCTCGATCAAGCATTGCAAGACGTATCACCTGATGCGTTTCGACTTTTGCTTGCGCATCGTCCGGAATATAAATCCTTGTATGCCGAGCGTTCCGTTGATCTCGTCTTATCCGGTCACGCCCACGGCGGACAGATCCGCCTGCCGTTTACGGAAGGTCTGTATGCGCCTGGTCAAGGATTCTTTCCAACCGTGACGGCAGGTCGCTATCAGGAACAGCAGACCGAACTGATCGTCAGTCGTGGTCTCGGAAACAGCCTGTTTCCGTTTCGTCTGTTCAATCATCCAGAACTCGTCGTCTTGACGCTGAAACGACCATGA
- a CDS encoding lipoate--protein ligase family protein, which yields MGIELLKQEHYRIFDQTSLGTAFHATQSFAMDDTLCASVATEGAALRSWIHHETVVLGIQDARLPHLADGVAVLCEHGFSPVVRNSGGLAVVLDAGVLNISLVLPERGGIDIDSGYEAMLALVRHMFAQETDAIVAGEVVGSYCPGSYDLSIAGKKFAGISQRRVRGGVAVQIYLCVNGSGSQRAALVRDFYAAALQGETTKFVYPTIVPETMASLEELLGTSLTVEDCLRRAYEALLALGADLTPATLTELENERFGVNLSRMLDRNEKALG from the coding sequence ATGGGAATCGAACTCTTAAAACAAGAACATTATCGTATTTTTGATCAAACGTCACTCGGAACTGCTTTCCATGCGACACAATCGTTTGCGATGGACGACACATTATGTGCTTCCGTTGCGACAGAAGGAGCGGCACTCCGCTCTTGGATTCACCACGAAACGGTCGTCCTCGGCATCCAGGATGCCCGCCTTCCTCACCTCGCTGACGGTGTAGCCGTTTTGTGCGAACATGGTTTCTCGCCCGTCGTCCGCAACTCAGGTGGTCTTGCTGTCGTCCTTGACGCTGGTGTCTTGAATATTTCGCTCGTCTTACCGGAACGCGGTGGGATCGATATCGACAGTGGTTACGAAGCGATGCTTGCACTCGTTCGCCACATGTTCGCGCAGGAAACAGATGCGATCGTCGCTGGTGAAGTCGTCGGTTCATACTGTCCCGGCTCTTACGACCTGTCGATCGCCGGTAAAAAGTTCGCGGGTATCTCGCAACGCCGTGTCCGCGGTGGCGTTGCTGTTCAAATCTACCTCTGTGTTAACGGAAGTGGAAGTCAACGTGCCGCTTTAGTCCGTGACTTTTACGCGGCAGCGCTTCAAGGCGAGACGACGAAATTCGTTTATCCAACCATTGTCCCAGAAACGATGGCTTCGCTTGAAGAATTACTCGGTACCTCATTGACGGTCGAGGACTGTTTACGTCGTGCCTATGAGGCGTTACTTGCGCTCGGCGCTGACTTGACACCAGCGACTTTGACGGAACTCGAGAACGAGCGGTTCGGTGTCAATTTGAGTCGAATGCTTGATCGAAACGAAAAAGCCCTAGGTTAA
- a CDS encoding HD domain-containing protein, translating into MYQSLGQLKETKVFKDPVHRYIYVSDQLIWQLIGTREFQRLRRIKQLGTSFLTFHGAEHTRFHHSLGVYEITRQLIDVFNGRADWDDQYRELTLAAALLHDVGHGPFSHAFENVFGVNHETWTERIILGDTEIKKVLDQVGDGFAEEVASIINKTHPNQLLVTMISSQLDVDRMDYLLRDAHFAGVSYGKFDLERMLRVLRPAPNQMVVKQSGMHSIEDYIMRRYQMYWQVYLHPVTRSSDYLLKAILERAQELYLSGYPFAIAPIHLMPLFDQNMELHDFLGLDETIVYFYFQQWSNEQDPILSDLSRRFVDRKLFKYVDYPAEKRELVHEKLCELFEAIGLNPTYYLLEDKLSRLPYDLYGDNGEISKQPIMLQMKDGQMKEISQVSPLVQAIATSRQTDEKLFFPQEILHDLREHANEKMQIDQLLIGSVTS; encoded by the coding sequence ATGTATCAATCATTAGGGCAGTTAAAGGAAACGAAGGTCTTCAAAGATCCGGTTCATCGCTATATCTATGTCAGTGATCAGTTGATTTGGCAATTGATTGGGACACGTGAATTTCAGCGACTGCGTCGAATCAAGCAACTGGGAACGTCCTTTTTGACGTTTCATGGAGCGGAACATACAAGGTTCCATCACTCACTTGGTGTCTATGAAATCACGCGGCAACTGATTGACGTCTTCAACGGTCGCGCCGACTGGGACGATCAATACCGGGAGTTGACGCTCGCTGCAGCACTACTGCACGATGTCGGACACGGACCGTTTTCGCACGCGTTCGAGAACGTCTTTGGTGTTAATCACGAGACGTGGACGGAGCGAATCATCCTCGGAGATACGGAAATCAAGAAAGTGCTCGATCAAGTCGGAGACGGGTTTGCGGAAGAAGTCGCCTCAATCATTAATAAAACGCATCCGAATCAACTGCTCGTCACGATGATCAGCTCCCAACTCGACGTCGACCGGATGGACTACTTGTTGCGTGATGCGCATTTTGCCGGTGTCAGCTACGGGAAATTCGATCTCGAGCGGATGCTTCGCGTGTTGCGCCCGGCACCGAATCAGATGGTCGTCAAACAGTCAGGGATGCACTCAATTGAAGACTACATCATGCGCCGGTATCAAATGTATTGGCAAGTTTACCTGCATCCGGTGACACGATCGAGTGATTACCTATTAAAAGCGATTCTCGAACGAGCACAGGAGCTGTATCTGTCCGGTTATCCGTTTGCAATTGCACCAATTCATTTAATGCCGTTATTTGATCAGAACATGGAGTTGCACGATTTCCTTGGACTCGATGAGACAATCGTCTACTTCTATTTTCAGCAGTGGTCGAACGAACAAGATCCAATTCTTTCTGATTTGTCTAGGCGATTCGTTGATCGGAAGTTGTTCAAGTATGTCGACTATCCGGCTGAAAAACGTGAACTCGTCCACGAAAAATTATGTGAGCTGTTTGAAGCGATTGGTCTGAATCCGACGTATTATCTGCTTGAAGACAAACTGAGTCGTCTTCCTTACGATTTATATGGAGATAATGGTGAAATCAGTAAACAACCAATCATGTTACAGATGAAGGATGGGCAGATGAAAGAAATTTCGCAAGTTTCGCCCCTTGTTCAAGCAATCGCCACATCACGCCAAACGGATGAGAAGCTGTTCTTCCCGCAAGAGATTTTACACGACTTGCGTGAACATGCGAATGAGAAGATGCAGATCGACCAGTTACTGATTGGTAGCGTGACGTCATGA
- a CDS encoding phosphotransferase family protein, whose protein sequence is MQKIGQEGGEVEVLKGATSSLVFRVGEGILRIHTNQNWLREEPDLVLHEVFALHAAGDLAPDVLDYQANVKDEIPPWLYMTRSPGEIRLDQVDEQYVDRLAQMLAAIHALPVPESRYMYQPYATERRIPTWTQHPEKWRQLLAVEPIESQSIRFIHRDFHPVNVLYEIDGTCHTIDWINACVGPIEVDIAHCRLNLALLESVEMADHFLKSYCEQTKRSYDHAWDIRAVFDFGPETIDVYPGWKAYGRQNLSQDNVRERLEKFVLKVHENDESGY, encoded by the coding sequence TTGCAAAAGATTGGTCAGGAGGGAGGAGAGGTCGAAGTCTTAAAAGGCGCGACTTCCTCCCTCGTTTTTCGGGTCGGTGAGGGAATTCTTCGCATCCATACGAATCAAAATTGGTTGCGAGAAGAACCTGATCTCGTCTTACATGAAGTGTTTGCGTTACATGCAGCTGGTGACTTGGCACCAGATGTACTGGACTATCAAGCGAACGTTAAAGACGAGATACCACCATGGTTATATATGACGCGTTCACCGGGAGAGATCCGGCTTGATCAGGTAGATGAGCAATATGTCGACCGACTAGCGCAGATGCTCGCAGCAATCCATGCGCTACCGGTACCAGAGTCCCGGTATATGTATCAGCCGTATGCGACGGAACGTCGTATACCGACGTGGACGCAGCATCCGGAGAAATGGCGTCAGCTGTTAGCTGTCGAACCGATCGAAAGTCAAAGTATCCGTTTCATTCATCGGGATTTTCATCCGGTTAATGTGTTATACGAAATAGATGGAACGTGTCATACGATTGATTGGATTAATGCTTGTGTAGGACCCATTGAAGTTGACATTGCCCATTGCCGGCTAAATCTTGCCTTACTCGAATCTGTCGAGATGGCAGATCATTTTTTAAAAAGTTACTGTGAGCAGACGAAACGTTCCTATGATCACGCGTGGGATATTCGGGCTGTTTTTGATTTTGGACCTGAGACGATCGACGTCTATCCGGGGTGGAAAGCATATGGAAGGCAAAACCTTAGTCAGGACAATGTTCGGGAACGCTTGGAAAAGTTTGTCTTGAAAGTTCATGAAAATGACGAAAGCGGTTACTAA
- a CDS encoding NupC/NupG family nucleoside CNT transporter, with protein MKYLIALLGLAIVFGLALLVSSNRKGIKLKPLAVMLVLQLVLGFVLLNTSFGYIVIRGVAKVFEKLLSYAAIGIDFVFGGLANEGAQPFFINVLLPIVFISALIGILQFTKILPLLMRGIGFVLSKVNGMGRLESYNAVASAAIGQSEVFITVKKQIGQLPANRLYTLCASAMSTVSMSIVGAYMTMVEPKYVVTAIVLNLFGGFMIVSIINPYTVDPEEDILEIVEEKQTFFEMLGEYIMDGFKVAIIVGAMLIGYNALIGMVNDIFLMVLNISFQEILGYIFAPFAFIMGIPWAEAVSAGSVMATKLITNEFVAMLSLPEYSKEFSERTLGIVSVFLISFANFSSIGIIAGAVKGLNDRQGSVAASFGLKLLYGATLVSVLTAIVVSVLL; from the coding sequence ATGAAATATCTTATCGCACTACTCGGACTGGCTATCGTTTTCGGCTTGGCACTCCTTGTCAGCAGCAACCGTAAAGGCATCAAATTGAAACCGCTTGCGGTCATGCTAGTTCTTCAGCTCGTACTTGGGTTCGTCTTACTCAATACATCGTTCGGTTATATCGTCATTCGTGGCGTCGCGAAAGTCTTTGAAAAACTACTGAGTTATGCGGCAATCGGAATTGATTTCGTCTTCGGCGGTCTAGCAAACGAAGGTGCACAACCGTTCTTCATCAATGTCTTGCTCCCAATCGTTTTCATCTCTGCCTTGATCGGGATTCTTCAGTTCACGAAAATCCTTCCGCTCTTGATGCGCGGTATCGGTTTTGTTCTATCGAAAGTCAATGGTATGGGACGTCTTGAGTCTTATAACGCGGTTGCTTCAGCTGCGATCGGACAATCAGAAGTATTCATCACTGTTAAAAAACAAATCGGTCAATTACCAGCAAACCGTCTCTACACATTGTGTGCATCAGCGATGTCGACCGTTTCGATGTCGATCGTCGGTGCGTACATGACGATGGTAGAACCGAAATATGTCGTTACAGCAATCGTCTTGAACTTGTTCGGTGGTTTCATGATCGTCTCGATCATCAACCCATACACGGTTGACCCGGAAGAAGATATTCTTGAAATCGTCGAAGAGAAACAAACATTCTTCGAAATGCTCGGCGAATACATCATGGATGGATTCAAAGTCGCAATCATCGTTGGTGCGATGTTGATCGGTTATAACGCCTTGATCGGTATGGTCAACGATATCTTCTTAATGGTTCTAAATATCTCGTTCCAAGAAATTCTCGGATACATCTTTGCGCCGTTCGCTTTCATCATGGGTATTCCATGGGCGGAAGCTGTCAGCGCAGGTAGTGTCATGGCAACGAAATTGATCACTAACGAATTCGTCGCGATGTTGAGCCTTCCAGAGTACTCGAAAGAGTTCTCAGAGCGTACTCTCGGAATCGTATCTGTCTTCTTGATCTCGTTCGCGAACTTCTCGTCGATCGGAATCATCGCTGGTGCGGTTAAAGGATTGAACGATCGCCAAGGAAGTGTCGCGGCTAGTTTCGGTCTGAAGTTACTCTACGGCGCAACACTCGTTAGTGTCTTGACGGCAATCGTCGTCAGCGTCTTGCTGTAA
- the speE gene encoding polyamine aminopropyltransferase, whose translation MEQKLKLWFTEHQTEDYGITFRVNHVYESEQTEFQRLEMVETDEFGTMLLLDGMVMTTDKDEFVYHEMVAHVPLFTHPNPKSVLVVGGGDGGVIREVLKHPSVEKAVLVEIDGKVIEYSKKYLPNIAGGLDDARVEVIVGDGFMHIAEAENEYDVIMVDSTEPVGPAVNLFTKGFYSGISKALKEDGIFVAQSDNPWFTPDLIRDVQRDVKEIFPITKLYIANVPTYPSGLWTFTIGSKKHDPLAVAPERFHEIDTKYYTPELHTAAFALPKFVKDLTNG comes from the coding sequence ATGGAACAAAAATTAAAGTTATGGTTCACGGAACACCAAACGGAAGATTACGGTATCACATTCCGTGTCAACCACGTTTATGAGAGCGAACAAACGGAGTTTCAACGCCTAGAGATGGTTGAAACGGACGAGTTCGGTACGATGTTGTTACTTGACGGAATGGTCATGACGACAGATAAGGACGAGTTCGTTTACCACGAGATGGTCGCGCACGTCCCGTTGTTCACACACCCGAATCCAAAATCGGTTCTGGTCGTTGGTGGAGGAGACGGCGGAGTCATCCGTGAAGTCTTGAAACACCCGTCCGTCGAAAAAGCTGTTTTAGTTGAAATCGACGGAAAAGTCATCGAGTATTCGAAAAAATACCTCCCGAACATTGCAGGTGGATTGGACGATGCACGCGTCGAAGTCATCGTTGGGGATGGATTCATGCATATCGCAGAAGCAGAAAACGAGTATGATGTCATCATGGTCGACTCGACTGAACCAGTTGGTCCAGCGGTCAACTTGTTCACGAAAGGCTTCTACTCTGGTATTTCAAAAGCATTGAAAGAAGACGGTATTTTCGTCGCACAATCGGATAACCCATGGTTCACACCAGACTTGATCCGTGATGTCCAACGTGATGTTAAAGAAATCTTCCCAATCACGAAGCTCTACATCGCTAACGTTCCGACGTACCCAAGTGGTCTTTGGACGTTCACGATCGGATCAAAGAAACACGATCCGCTTGCTGTTGCACCAGAGCGTTTCCACGAGATCGACACGAAGTATTACACGCCTGAGCTTCACACGGCAGCTTTCGCACTTCCGAAATTCGTTAAAGATTTGACGAACGGCTGA
- a CDS encoding 2-hydroxymuconate tautomerase, with translation MAYCHHARGGNEVMPYVTVKMLSGRTVEQKRALIEKVTEAVSETTNAPKENITVFIEEMEKTDYGQAGVMFADK, from the coding sequence ATGGCGTATTGTCATCATGCTAGAGGGGGAAATGAAGTCATGCCATATGTTACGGTTAAAATGTTATCAGGTCGTACAGTCGAACAAAAACGTGCTTTGATTGAAAAAGTTACGGAAGCGGTGTCGGAAACGACGAATGCACCAAAAGAAAACATCACGGTCTTCATCGAAGAGATGGAAAAAACGGATTATGGTCAAGCTGGCGTCATGTTTGCTGATAAATAA
- a CDS encoding NAD(P)H-dependent oxidoreductase, giving the protein MEKQQQKQAILEAFQSRHATKTFNGQMIPEDDFRFILETARLSPSSFGYEPWNMLVIQNPEIRDALKEISWGAQGQLPTASHFVLFLARTGEQMQANGPHVTQMMDFLGLSEEAKAGRTKRYGLFLEEDFAIGDNPKAMEDWAAKQAYIALGNMMSTAAQIGIDSCPIEGFDQQAVEQLLVDRGLLDRSVFTVPVMVAFGYRADEPKRDKQRRPLDEIVTFVE; this is encoded by the coding sequence ATGGAAAAACAACAACAAAAACAAGCGATTCTCGAAGCATTTCAATCTCGTCATGCGACCAAGACATTTAATGGTCAAATGATCCCAGAAGACGATTTTCGGTTCATTTTAGAAACGGCGCGTCTGTCACCGAGCTCGTTCGGATATGAGCCATGGAATATGCTCGTCATTCAAAATCCAGAAATCCGAGACGCATTAAAAGAAATCTCTTGGGGCGCACAAGGACAATTGCCGACAGCGAGTCACTTCGTCTTGTTCCTCGCCCGGACAGGAGAACAAATGCAGGCAAATGGTCCACATGTCACGCAGATGATGGATTTCCTTGGTCTATCCGAAGAAGCAAAGGCCGGACGGACGAAGCGTTATGGTCTGTTTTTAGAGGAGGATTTCGCGATTGGTGATAACCCAAAAGCGATGGAAGACTGGGCAGCAAAACAAGCCTATATCGCACTCGGAAACATGATGTCGACGGCAGCACAAATCGGTATCGATTCATGTCCAATCGAAGGATTCGACCAGCAAGCCGTCGAGCAATTACTCGTCGATCGTGGACTGCTCGATCGTTCTGTTTTCACGGTGCCGGTCATGGTCGCATTCGGTTACCGGGCAGACGAACCAAAACGTGATAAGCAACGTCGTCCACTTGATGAAATCGTGACGTTCGTCGAGTAA
- the speB gene encoding agmatinase — MRFDEAYSGKVFIASQPTHEDAKGILYGMPMDWTVSFRPGSRFGPARIREVSLGLEEYSPYLDGDIADAKLFDAGDIPLPFGNAQKSLDMIEDYVDSLLTAGKFPLGMGGEHLVTWPVVKAFDKHYDDFVVLHFDAHTDLRDEYEGEPLSHSTPLKKIANLIGPENCYSFGIRSGMKEEFEWAKTSGYNLFKYEIVEPLRQVLPTLSGKKVYVTIDIDVLDPSAAPGTGTQEIGGVTTKELLEVVHMIARADVDVIGADLVEVCPAYDQSDMTAIAAAKVLREMMIGFIK; from the coding sequence ATGCGTTTTGATGAAGCATATTCAGGAAAAGTCTTTATCGCTAGTCAACCGACTCACGAAGATGCAAAAGGAATTTTATACGGCATGCCGATGGACTGGACGGTCAGTTTCCGTCCGGGTTCACGATTTGGTCCGGCACGTATCCGTGAAGTATCTCTTGGTTTAGAAGAATATAGCCCGTACTTAGATGGTGACATCGCCGACGCGAAGTTGTTTGACGCGGGAGATATCCCGTTACCATTCGGGAATGCTCAAAAATCACTTGATATGATTGAAGATTACGTCGATTCGTTACTGACAGCAGGCAAGTTCCCGCTCGGTATGGGTGGCGAACATTTAGTCACGTGGCCAGTCGTCAAAGCGTTCGATAAACACTACGATGATTTCGTCGTGCTTCACTTTGATGCGCATACGGACTTACGCGATGAGTATGAAGGAGAGCCATTGTCGCACTCGACGCCACTTAAGAAAATCGCAAACTTGATCGGACCAGAGAACTGCTATTCATTCGGAATTCGTTCAGGTATGAAAGAAGAGTTCGAATGGGCGAAAACGTCAGGCTACAACCTCTTCAAATACGAGATCGTCGAGCCGCTTCGTCAAGTTCTTCCGACACTTTCCGGTAAAAAGGTCTATGTCACGATCGATATCGATGTTCTCGATCCGTCAGCAGCACCAGGGACAGGTACACAAGAAATCGGTGGAGTGACAACGAAGGAACTACTTGAAGTCGTTCATATGATCGCACGAGCAGACGTCGACGTCATCGGCGCGGATTTGGTAGAAGTATGCCCAGCGTACGATCAATCCGACATGACAGCGATCGCGGCAGCGAAAGTATTACGCGAAATGATGATTGGATTCATTAAATGA